In Montipora foliosa isolate CH-2021 chromosome 13, ASM3666993v2, whole genome shotgun sequence, one DNA window encodes the following:
- the LOC137981634 gene encoding uncharacterized protein: MVAPSVFAEQIKYYDYTSLYPWTNKTQKYLVGHPEMIYAPSREKPISDYFGLAKCTVLLPYGLFHPVLPYRTHNKLTSPLCRTCVEENSDRPLRGKVSWCGHNEQERALTGTWCMPELEKAEQMGYMIQTIHEVWHFRETQVGLFEDYVNTWLKLKTEASGWPTWCDTEEKKQLYMTQFQAKEGIALEYEKIAVNPGQRASAKLMLNSMWGKFGQQVNKLQVKEFIEPQAFCSFMDSDQHDVRYVSCINEQRVEFHHREEALCENISPNLNIFVACFTTCWARLRLYEALELLNERVLYFDTDSVIFVQSPGEAEPVLGDYLGHFTDQLTNRDFITEFCSGGG; encoded by the coding sequence ATGGTTGCCCCAAGTGTTTTCGCTgaacaaataaaatattatgattATACCAGTCTCTACCCATGGACCAACAAGACCCAGAAGTATCTGGTGGGACATCCTGAAATGATCTATGCCCCGTCACGAGAGAAACCAATTTCCGATTATTTTGGCCTCGCAAAATGCACAGTATTACTACCCTATGGCCTTTTCCACCCTGTATTACCATACAGAACTCATAACAAACTCACGTCTCCTCTGTGCCGCACCTGTGTCGAAGAAAACAGCGACCGTCCTCTCCGTGGGAAAGTTTCTTGGTGTGGCCACAACGAACAGGAGAGAGCATTGACGGGAACATGGTGTATGCCGGAACTAGAAAAAGCGGAACAGATGGGTTACATGATCCAAACCATTCATGAAGTGTGGCATTTCCGAGAAACGCAAGTCGGACTGTTCGAGGATTATGTGAACACTTGGCTCAAATTGAAAACGGAAGCTTCAGGCTGGCCCACATGGTGCGACACAGAGGAAAAGAAACAACTCTACATGACTCAGTTTCAAGCGAAAGAAGGTATTGCCCTAGAGTATGAGAAGATTGCCGTCAATCCTGGTCAGCGGGCTTCGGCCAAACTAATGTTGAACTCTATGTGGGGAAAATTTGGACAGCAAGTGAACAAATTGCAAGTGAAAGAATTCATTGAACCTCAAGCCTTTTGTAGTTTCATGGACTCTGATCAACATGATGTTCGCTATGTCAGCTGCATCAATGAACAAAGAGTGGAATTCCATCATCGCGAGGAAGCGTTATGTGAAAATATCTCCCCCAATCTGAATATCTTCGTGGCCTGTTTCACTACCTGCTGGGCGCGCTTGCGTCTCTATGAAGCTCTAGAACTCTTGAACGAAAGGGTGTTGTATTTTGATACAGACAGTGTGATTTTCGTGCAATCCCCTGGAGAAGCGGAACCAGTGCTGGGCGATTATTTGGGCCATTTTACGGATCAATTAACCAACAGAGATTTCATCACAGAGTTTTGCTCGGGGGGGGGCTAA